The proteins below are encoded in one region of Fimbriimonadaceae bacterium:
- the ppk1 gene encoding polyphosphate kinase 1 has product MSALKPLAPGLTWVQHSRYVNREFSWLQFNARVLGEAENKANPLLDRVKFLAIFESNLDEFYMVRVSGLHEQEESSIQEPTPDGLTPSQQLAMISEVARPLRQKASDIWQNDLGPALARHGVHVTTFKELSPRDQADLSGYFERSVFPLCTPLMMYPTTTFPFISNRSLNLAVELRDAGETRFARVKVPPNLNRAVRVPGSRETFILLEDLIASHLDKLFPGVTIIGAHTFRVIRDADIEILELEAADLIQAVEQSLRLRRMGDPVLLEVSSGLGAGPTRIIRRGLNLDEQDVISISGLLGMDVMWELARLERPALKHVPFVPFSNEKLAHHGTLFPEIASRDVLVHHPYDSFRSVEEFVASAAEDPRVIGIKQTLYRVGTESPIVQSLLRAAEAGKQVAVMVELKARFDESNNLLWARELERAGVHVTYGFSDMKVHCKLCLLVRDEPTGIRTYAHIGTGNYNPDTARLYTDLGLFTCDPEVCQDITELFNYLTGYSRQTSYRKLLVAPLNLREAILERIRRETAAHQVHGNGRILFKLNSLVDPEVIDALYEANQAGVEIGLGVRGICCLRPGVRRVSQNIRVVSIVGRFLEHSRAYYFENGGEPECLIGSADMMRRNLDRRIEVLTPLRDPAHIEYVREKVLLASFRDNQKAWSLQPNGTYRRVRPKPGEEPMELQAWLMRHPASFD; this is encoded by the coding sequence GTGTCCGCTCTAAAGCCGCTCGCACCGGGCCTGACCTGGGTCCAGCACAGCCGCTACGTGAACCGGGAGTTCAGCTGGCTGCAGTTCAACGCCCGGGTCTTGGGCGAGGCGGAGAACAAGGCGAACCCGCTGCTGGACCGCGTCAAGTTCCTGGCGATCTTCGAGAGCAACCTCGACGAGTTCTACATGGTTCGGGTCTCGGGCCTGCACGAGCAGGAGGAGTCGAGCATCCAAGAGCCGACCCCGGACGGCCTCACGCCGAGCCAGCAGCTCGCCATGATCAGTGAGGTCGCCCGGCCCCTGCGTCAGAAGGCGAGCGACATCTGGCAGAACGACCTCGGCCCCGCCCTCGCGCGCCACGGCGTGCACGTCACGACGTTCAAGGAGCTCAGCCCCCGCGACCAGGCCGACCTCAGCGGCTATTTCGAGCGGTCGGTCTTCCCGCTTTGCACGCCGCTGATGATGTACCCCACCACCACCTTCCCGTTCATCTCGAACCGGTCGTTGAACCTGGCGGTCGAGCTTCGAGACGCGGGTGAGACGAGGTTCGCGCGGGTCAAGGTGCCGCCCAACCTCAACCGCGCCGTGCGGGTGCCGGGTTCGCGCGAGACCTTCATCCTTCTGGAAGACCTCATCGCCTCGCACCTGGACAAGCTGTTCCCAGGGGTGACCATCATCGGGGCGCACACTTTCCGCGTGATCCGCGACGCGGACATCGAGATCCTGGAGCTCGAGGCCGCCGACTTGATCCAAGCCGTGGAGCAATCGTTGCGCCTGCGCCGCATGGGCGACCCCGTGTTGCTCGAGGTGTCCTCGGGCTTGGGGGCGGGGCCGACGAGGATCATCCGCCGCGGCCTAAACCTGGACGAGCAGGACGTCATCAGCATCTCCGGCCTGCTCGGCATGGACGTCATGTGGGAGCTCGCGCGTCTGGAGAGGCCCGCCCTCAAGCACGTCCCATTCGTTCCCTTCAGCAACGAGAAGCTGGCCCACCACGGCACCCTCTTTCCCGAGATCGCCAGCCGCGACGTCTTGGTCCATCATCCCTACGACAGCTTCCGCTCCGTCGAAGAGTTTGTGGCCTCGGCCGCGGAAGACCCCCGCGTCATCGGGATCAAGCAGACGCTCTACCGCGTCGGGACGGAGTCACCGATCGTCCAGAGCCTGCTGCGCGCCGCCGAAGCGGGGAAGCAGGTCGCCGTCATGGTCGAGCTGAAGGCGCGGTTCGACGAGAGCAACAACCTCCTTTGGGCGCGGGAGTTGGAGCGCGCGGGCGTCCACGTCACGTACGGCTTCTCGGACATGAAGGTGCACTGCAAGCTGTGCCTGCTCGTCCGCGACGAGCCCACCGGCATCCGCACCTACGCCCACATCGGCACGGGGAACTACAACCCGGACACGGCCCGCCTCTATACCGACCTTGGCCTCTTCACCTGCGACCCCGAGGTGTGCCAGGACATCACCGAGCTTTTCAACTACCTCACCGGATATAGCCGCCAGACCAGCTACCGCAAGCTCCTCGTCGCGCCGCTGAACCTGCGGGAGGCGATCCTGGAACGCATCCGGCGAGAGACCGCCGCCCACCAGGTGCACGGCAACGGCCGCATCCTCTTCAAGCTGAACTCACTGGTCGACCCCGAGGTGATCGACGCGCTCTACGAGGCGAACCAAGCCGGGGTGGAGATCGGGCTCGGCGTGCGGGGCATCTGCTGCCTGCGGCCGGGGGTGCGCCGGGTCAGCCAGAACATCCGCGTCGTCAGCATCGTCGGACGCTTTCTGGAGCACAGCCGCGCTTACTATTTCGAGAACGGGGGAGAGCCGGAATGCCTCATCGGCAGCGCGGACATGATGCGCCGCAACCTCGACCGCCGCATCGAGGTGCTCACCCCGCTCCGCGACCCTGCGCATATCGAGTACGTCCGGGAGAAGGTGTTGCTGGCGAGCTTCCGCGACAACCAGAAGGCGTGGAGCCTGCAACCAAACGGCACCTACAGGCGCGTTCGCCCCAAACCGGGCGAAGAGCCCATGGAGCTGCAAGCCTGGCTCATGCGCCACCCCGCTTCGTTCGATTGA